The following proteins are encoded in a genomic region of Amycolatopsis sulphurea:
- a CDS encoding DEAD/DEAH box helicase, translating into MTEESPAFADFGVKPEIVRALAEAGIERTFAIQALTLPLAMAGDDVIGQARTGMGKTLGFGVPLLHRVQVPGDGTPQVLVVVPTRELCIQVANDLKGAGKHLGIRTLAIYGGRPYEPQIEALRKGVDVVIGTPGRLLDLAEQQHLVLGKVRGLVLDEADEMLDLGFLPDIERILRMVPDERQTMLFSATMPGPIITLARTFLNQPTHIRAEENDAGAIHERTAQFVYRAHSMDKPELIARALQAEGRGLTMIFSRTKRTAQKVADELVERGFAAAAVHGDLGQGAREQALRAFRSGKVDVLVATDVAARGIDIDDVTHVINYQCPDDEKTYVHRIGRTGRAGRTGVAITLVDWDEEPRWKLISDTLGLDMPEPMETYSSSPHLFSDLGIPEGTKGRLPLAKRTRAGLAAEEEEDLGGKRRGRGPAATEDAPRKRNRAPRKRTRGARTAEAPSTEQAEQPAAEDRPSRGRRRTRAGADPTGPAGSATPATAESGEPPAERPARRRRRRRPSATSDTPASAD; encoded by the coding sequence GTGACCGAGGAGTCCCCGGCGTTCGCCGACTTCGGCGTGAAGCCGGAGATCGTGCGCGCGCTGGCCGAGGCGGGCATCGAGCGCACCTTCGCGATCCAGGCGCTGACCCTGCCGCTGGCCATGGCCGGCGACGACGTGATCGGCCAGGCCCGCACCGGGATGGGCAAGACGCTGGGGTTCGGCGTCCCGCTGCTGCACCGGGTACAGGTGCCCGGCGACGGCACCCCGCAGGTGCTCGTCGTGGTGCCGACCCGGGAGCTGTGCATCCAGGTGGCCAACGACCTCAAGGGCGCGGGCAAGCACCTGGGCATCCGCACCCTGGCGATCTACGGCGGCCGGCCGTACGAGCCGCAGATCGAGGCGCTGCGCAAGGGCGTGGACGTGGTGATCGGCACCCCCGGCCGGCTGCTCGACCTGGCCGAGCAGCAGCACCTGGTGCTGGGCAAGGTCCGCGGGCTGGTGCTGGACGAGGCCGACGAGATGCTCGACCTCGGCTTCCTGCCCGACATCGAGCGGATCCTGCGGATGGTCCCGGACGAGCGGCAGACCATGCTGTTCTCCGCCACCATGCCCGGCCCGATCATCACCCTGGCCCGCACGTTCCTGAACCAGCCCACGCACATCCGGGCCGAGGAGAACGACGCCGGCGCGATCCACGAGCGCACCGCCCAGTTCGTCTACCGGGCGCACTCGATGGACAAGCCGGAGCTGATCGCCAGGGCGCTGCAGGCCGAGGGCCGCGGGCTCACGATGATCTTCAGCCGCACCAAGCGCACCGCGCAGAAGGTGGCCGACGAGCTGGTGGAGCGCGGTTTCGCGGCCGCCGCCGTGCACGGCGATCTCGGCCAGGGCGCGCGGGAGCAGGCGCTGCGGGCGTTCCGCTCGGGCAAGGTGGACGTGCTGGTGGCCACCGACGTGGCCGCGCGCGGCATCGACATCGACGACGTCACGCACGTGATCAACTACCAGTGCCCGGACGACGAGAAGACCTACGTGCACCGGATCGGCCGGACCGGCCGGGCGGGCCGCACCGGCGTCGCGATCACCCTCGTCGACTGGGACGAGGAGCCCCGCTGGAAGCTGATCTCCGACACCCTCGGCCTGGACATGCCGGAGCCGATGGAGACGTATTCCTCGTCCCCGCACCTGTTCTCCGACCTGGGTATCCCGGAGGGCACCAAGGGCAGGCTCCCGCTGGCGAAGCGGACCCGCGCCGGCCTGGCCGCCGAAGAGGAAGAGGACCTGGGCGGCAAGCGCCGCGGCCGCGGTCCCGCCGCCACGGAGGACGCCCCGCGCAAACGCAACCGCGCCCCGCGCAAGCGGACCCGCGGCGCCCGCACCGCCGAGGCCCCGTCCACGGAGCAGGCCGAGCAACCCGCCGCCGAGGACCGCCCCTCCCGCGGACGCCGCCGCACCCGCGCCGGCGCGGACCCCACCGGCCCGGCAGGCTCGGCCACCCCGGCCACCGCCGAGTCCGGCGAACCCCCCGCCGAACGCCCGGCCCGCCGGCGCCGTCGCCGCCGCCCGTCCGCGACATCTGATACACCTGCGTCGGCAGACTGA
- a CDS encoding ferritin-like fold-containing protein: protein MTEPSERSELPEISEGVVDLLGVIAYLELSAFDRMAEDARSAPTLTGRAALASMAAAEIGHFDLLSAHLSAHGVAVSDAMTPFVAQVDAWHDSTPPNSWLESLVKAYVGDGLAADLYREIASWLDPETKELVLTVLADTGHSAFAEREVAAGIQADPKARDKLALWGRRLLGEAITQAQYVVAERDGLAELIIAGSGDLSGIGALFRRLQQRHTKRMQALGLG, encoded by the coding sequence GTGACCGAGCCCTCGGAGCGCAGTGAGCTCCCCGAAATCAGCGAAGGCGTCGTCGACCTGCTCGGCGTGATCGCCTACCTCGAACTGTCCGCCTTCGACCGGATGGCCGAGGACGCCCGCAGCGCCCCGACCCTGACCGGCCGCGCCGCGCTGGCTTCGATGGCCGCGGCCGAGATCGGGCACTTCGACCTGCTCTCGGCGCACCTGTCCGCGCACGGGGTCGCGGTGTCGGACGCGATGACGCCGTTCGTCGCGCAGGTGGACGCGTGGCACGACTCCACCCCGCCGAACTCCTGGCTGGAATCGCTGGTCAAGGCCTACGTCGGGGACGGGCTGGCGGCCGACCTCTACCGCGAGATCGCCAGCTGGCTGGATCCGGAGACCAAGGAACTCGTCCTGACCGTGCTCGCCGACACCGGGCATTCCGCGTTCGCCGAGCGCGAGGTCGCGGCCGGCATCCAGGCCGATCCGAAGGCGCGGGACAAGCTCGCGCTGTGGGGCCGCAGGCTGCTCGGCGAGGCGATCACCCAGGCCCAGTACGTGGTGGCCGAACGCGACGGGCTGGCCGAGCTGATCATCGCCGGATCCGGTGACCTGTCGGGAATCGGCGCGCTGTTTCGCCGGTTACAACAACGGCACACCAAGCGCATGCAGGCGCTCGGGCTGGGCTGA
- a CDS encoding RecB family exonuclease encodes MKEQLGFDFGVAQPQRLTKVSPARLSTFDDCPRRYRLSYLDRPSPQRTGPWAHSTLGAVVHNALRALFDLPVGKRTPQRAMALVGEHWKDAGFADEEQAARYRARAKGWVAEYVEYHDVSHDPVGLERWVSAPVSTSGPAPSMIIEGRADRIDQRGGELVVVDYKTGRRPPDEHEARASQALVMYAVASARTLRLPCTKVELHHVPTGTVAAAEHTPETLRRHLVRAEQTAGDLRLATDTLDAGGDRDELFPARPERRCAWCDFRPSCAAGREYGPPAQPWDLLAP; translated from the coding sequence GTGAAAGAGCAACTGGGCTTCGATTTCGGGGTCGCACAACCACAGCGGCTGACCAAGGTGTCGCCGGCGCGATTGAGCACGTTCGACGACTGCCCGCGCCGGTACCGGCTGAGCTATCTGGACCGGCCGTCGCCGCAGCGCACCGGGCCATGGGCGCACAGCACCCTGGGTGCGGTGGTGCACAACGCTTTGCGTGCGTTGTTCGACCTGCCGGTGGGCAAACGCACGCCGCAGCGCGCGATGGCGCTCGTCGGTGAGCACTGGAAGGACGCCGGATTCGCCGACGAGGAGCAGGCCGCGCGGTACCGGGCGCGGGCGAAGGGCTGGGTCGCGGAGTACGTCGAGTACCACGACGTAAGCCATGACCCGGTCGGCCTCGAAAGGTGGGTGTCCGCGCCGGTCAGCACGTCCGGCCCGGCACCGTCGATGATCATCGAGGGCCGCGCCGACCGGATCGACCAGCGGGGCGGCGAGCTGGTGGTGGTGGACTACAAGACCGGGCGCCGCCCGCCGGACGAACACGAGGCGCGGGCGTCCCAGGCGCTGGTGATGTACGCCGTCGCGTCGGCGCGCACGCTTCGCTTGCCGTGCACCAAAGTCGAGCTGCACCACGTGCCTACCGGCACCGTCGCGGCGGCCGAGCACACGCCGGAAACTTTGCGCAGGCATCTGGTACGCGCCGAGCAGACTGCCGGGGATCTCCGGCTCGCGACGGATACCCTGGACGCGGGCGGCGATCGAGACGAACTGTTCCCCGCCCGTCCCGAACGCCGCTGCGCCTGGTGCGACTTCCGCCCGAGCTGCGCAGCCGGCCGGGAGTACGGCCCGCCCGCGCAACCGTGGGACCTGCTCGCGCCCTAG
- a CDS encoding DUF3107 domain-containing protein, translating to MEVKIGIKDTPRELVVSSGQTPDEVEKLVAEAWAGGEKLFRLDDDKGRKYLVPVDRIAYVEIAPSDVRKVGFGVSD from the coding sequence GTGGAGGTCAAGATCGGCATCAAGGACACACCGCGCGAGCTGGTGGTGTCCAGTGGCCAGACTCCCGACGAGGTGGAGAAGCTGGTCGCCGAAGCGTGGGCGGGCGGGGAGAAGCTCTTCCGCCTCGACGACGACAAGGGGCGCAAGTACCTCGTCCCGGTCGACCGGATCGCCTACGTCGAGATCGCGCCGTCCGACGTGCGGAAGGTCGGGTTCGGCGTCAGCGACTGA
- a CDS encoding MarC family protein has protein sequence MAFSDFFDAKLFLSATITLVVIMDPPGTVPVFLSLVGRKPMAVRARAARQAVLVSLLVITLFAVAGQAILSYLGIGIPALQGAGGLLLLLIALQLLTGKDGGESEVAEDVNVALVPLGTPLLAGPGAIAATIVFVRQADGHAGAYVALGLAIVAVHFVLYACMRFSGLVIRLIKESGITLLAKIAGLLLAAIAVELVANSVKGFIAGAG, from the coding sequence ATGGCATTCTCGGACTTCTTCGACGCGAAGCTGTTCCTCAGCGCGACCATCACCCTCGTGGTCATCATGGACCCGCCCGGCACGGTGCCGGTGTTCCTGAGCCTCGTCGGGCGCAAGCCGATGGCCGTGCGGGCGCGGGCGGCGCGGCAGGCGGTGCTGGTCTCGCTGCTGGTCATCACGCTGTTCGCGGTGGCCGGGCAGGCGATTCTGTCCTATCTCGGCATCGGGATCCCGGCGCTGCAGGGTGCGGGCGGCCTGCTCCTGCTGCTCATCGCCCTGCAACTGCTCACCGGCAAGGACGGCGGCGAATCCGAGGTGGCCGAGGACGTCAACGTCGCGCTGGTCCCGCTCGGCACGCCGCTGCTCGCCGGTCCGGGTGCCATCGCCGCGACCATCGTGTTCGTCCGGCAGGCCGACGGGCACGCCGGTGCCTACGTCGCGCTCGGGCTGGCGATCGTGGCGGTGCATTTCGTGCTCTACGCCTGTATGCGCTTCTCCGGTCTGGTGATCCGGTTGATCAAGGAAAGCGGGATCACCTTGCTGGCCAAGATCGCCGGACTGCTGCTGGCCGCGATCGCGGTGGAACTCGTGGCGAATTCGGTGAAGGGCTTCATCGCCGGCGCGGGTTAG